From the Solanum stenotomum isolate F172 chromosome 4, ASM1918654v1, whole genome shotgun sequence genome, one window contains:
- the LOC125862167 gene encoding axial regulator YABBY 5-like → MSSSYIDSTNSEQLCYIPCNFCNIVLVVSVPCSNLLDIVTVRCGHCTNLWSVNMAAAFHSNSWQNHHQYLHHQVGNYTNSPHDQYKIDCGSSSITNNSTHEERIVNRPPEKRQRGPSAYNQFIKEEIQRIKANNPDITHREAFSTAAKNWAHFPHIQFGLMLETDNQAKLGASENKEKLIMHRAALPKIKTFTF, encoded by the exons atgTCATCAAGCTACATTGATTCTACTAATTCTGAGCAACTTTGCTATATCCCTTGCAATTTTTGCAATATTGTTCTTGTG GTTAGTGTTCCATGCAGCAACTTGCTTGATATAGTGACAGTTCGATGTGGACATTGCACAAATTTGTGGTCCGTTAATATGGCTGCTGCATTTCACTCCAATTCTTGGCAAAATCATCATCAATATCTTCATCATCAG gTAGGAAACTACACTAATTCTCCTCATGATCAATACAAGATAGATTGTGGTTCATCATCCATCACAAACAATTCTACTCATGAGGAGAGGATTGTAAATCGAC CTCCGGAAAAGAGGCAACGAGGACCTTCTGCATATAATCAGTTCATAAA AGAGGAGATTCAGAGGATCAAGGCTAATAATCCAGATATCACTCATAGGGAAGCATTTAGTACTGCTGCTAAAAAT TGGGCACACTTCCCTCACATTCAGTTTGGGCTCATGTTGGAGACTGACAATCAAGCTAAACTTGGTGCTAGTGAG AACAAAGAAAAGCTTATAATGCATAGAGCTGCATTGCCAAAAATAAAGACCTTCACCTTCTAA